Proteins encoded in a region of the Amia ocellicauda isolate fAmiCal2 chromosome 19, fAmiCal2.hap1, whole genome shotgun sequence genome:
- the slc25a24 gene encoding mitochondrial adenyl nucleotide antiporter SLC25A24 codes for MYQLARRFVFTDSQCFDAAERKKYEDLFEKLDTNKDGKVDVTELREGLASMGLTFGQGAAQKIVSSGDRDKDGGLDFLEFTKYLREHEKKLLLTFKSLDKNNDGCIDASEIKSSLENLGMAISEEEVQKVLKSIDADGTMTVDWNEWREHFLLNPATNIQEIIRYWKHSSVLDIGDSIAIPDEFTEEEKTTGIWWRQLMAGAMAGAVSRTGTAPLDRMKVFMQVHSSKTNKIGLVSGFKQMIKEGGVTSLWRGNGVNVIKIAPETAIKFMAYEQYKKLISSEGGKVKTHERFIAGSLAGATAQTIIYPMEVMKTRLTLRKTGQYSGMFDCAKKIMKKEGVKAFYKGYVPNIIGIIPYAGIDLAIYESLKNAWLSHYAIDSANPGLFVLLGCGTISSTCGQLASYPLALIRTRMQAQASMEGSEQLSMVGLTKKIIKNDGFFGLYRGILPNFMKVIPAVSISYVVYEYMKSGLGISK; via the exons ATGTACCAGCTGGCCAGGAGGTTCGTGTTCACCGACTCGCAGTGCTTCGACGCCGCGGAGAGGAAGAAATACGAGGACCTGTTTGAGAAGCTGGACACCAACAAAGATGGGAAGGTGGACGTCACGGAGCTCAGAGAGGGCCTGGCCAGCATGGGCCTCACGTTTGGCCAGGGGGCCGCACAG AAAATAGTTTCATCTGGGGACAGAGATAAAGATGGGGGACTAGACTTCCTCGAGTTTACCAAATATCTCAGAGAACATGAAAAGAAGCTGCTACTGACTTTCAAGAGCTTGGACAAAAATAATGATG GATGTATCGATGCCTCTGAGATTAAGAGCTCTCTTGAAAACCTTGGGATGGCAATAAGTGAAGAGGAGGTGCAGAAGGTTCTTAAAAG CATAGACGCAGATGGGACCATGACAGTGGACTGGAACGAGTGGCGAGAGCACTTTCTCCTCAACCCTGCCACTAACATCCAGGAGATCATCCGGTACTGGAAACACTCCTCG GTTCTGGATATTGGAGACAGTATAGCCATCCCTGATGAGTTCACAGAGGAGGAGAAGACCACGGGGATATGGTGGAGACAGCTGATGGCGGGAGCGATGGCCGGAGCTGTCTCTCGAACGGGTACAGCTCCTCTGGACAGAATGAAAGTCTTCATGCAG GTTCACTCATCCAAGACTAATAAAATAGGCCTCGTCAGCGGCTTCAAGCAGATGATAAAAGAAGGGGGGGTGACGTCTCTGTGGAGAGGGAATGGCGTGAACGTCATTAAGATTGCACCAGAGACGGCCATAAAGTTCATGGCCTATGAGCAG TACAAAAAACTAATTTCGTCAGAGGGAGGGAAGGTAAAGACCCATGAAAGGTTTATCGCTGGGTCTCTTGCCGGGGCTACAGCACAGACAATCATCTATCCCATGGAG GTGATGAAAACCAGGCTCACGCTGCGGAAGACGGGCCAGTACTCTGGGATGTTTGACTGTGCCAAGAAGATTATGAAGAAGGAAGGTGTGAAAGCCTTCTACAAAGGCTACGTCCCCAACATTATTGGCATCATCCCTTACGCAGGCATCGATCTGGCTATTTATGAG AGTTTGAAGAATGCCTGGTTGTCCCATTATGCCATCGATTCTGCAAACCCTGGTTTATTTGTTCTGTTGGGCTGTGGGACCATTTCTAGCACTTGCGGACAACTTGCTAGTTACCCTCTTGCTCTGATTAGGACCCGGATGCAAGCACAAG caTCCATGGAAGGATCAGAGCAGCTCTCCATGGTTGGCTTAACcaagaaaattattaaaaatgatgGCTTCTTTGGACTCTACAGAGGAATTCTCCCTAACTTTATGAAGGTCATTCCTGCTGTAAGCATTAGCTATGTGGTCTATGAATACATGAAGAGCGGTTTAGGAATTTCCAAATAA
- the LOC136714791 gene encoding EEIG family member 2 isoform X2 — protein sequence MAFIMMKKKKFKFQVDFELEELSSVPFVNGVLFCKVRLLDGGFSEESSREAVQANCVRWRMKFSFLCKMSASASTGVLDPCVCRVSVRKELKGGKTFAKLGFADLNLAEFAGSGNTTRRCLLEGYDTKNTRQDNSILKVVISTQLMSGDPCFKTPPSTAMYIGIQGDAEYLHEDRKGGDTQKPFLGISGYSTGHSRSSSLSELSHRRNTSVGSASTGIASIPEPSDEREARARPMPEHLTPIKSACSSERLSRHPMKQDSMESQLKRVDATRVDADDIVEKILQSQDFTHSLLDSSAEEEGLRLFVGPGGSTAFGSHHLPTRVGAGAYEQVVIKR from the exons ATGGCTTTCATCatgatgaagaagaagaaattcaAATTTCAGGTGGATTTCGAGCTGGAGGAGCTGTCCTCCGTCCCCTTTGTCAACGGGGTCCTCTTCTGCAAAGTCCGGCTGCTGGACGGCGGTTTCTCGGAGGAATCGTCTCG GGAGGCAGTGCAAGCTAATTGTGTTCGTTGGAGGATGAAGTTCTCATTTCTGTGTAAAATGAGTGCCAGTGCCAGTACAGGAGTGTTAGACCCCTGTGTGTGCCGGGTATCAGTCCGCAAG GAACTAAAAGGTGGAAAGACTTTTGCAAAG cttGGCTTTGCTGACCTAAATCTAGCTGAGTTTGCGGGCTCTGGGAATACCACACGGAGATGCTTACTGGAGGGTTATGACACCAAGAACACACGTCAGGATAACTCCATACTGAAG GTGGTAATCAGCACACAGCTGATGTCAGGAGACCCATGCTTTAAAAC GCCTCCCTCCACTGCAATGTACATAGGGATACAAGGAGATGCAGAATACTTGCATGAAGATAGAAAGGGAGGAGACACACAGAAACCATTCCTTGGAATTTCAG GATATAGCACAGGGCACTCGCGCTCCTCCAGTCTGTCCGAGCTCTCGCACCGGAGGAACACCTCGGTCGGCAGCGCGTCAACCGGGATCGCGAGCATCCCCGAGCCCAGCGACGAGAGGGAGGCCCGGGCCAGGCCCATGCCAGAGCACCTCACCCCCATCAAAAGCGCGTGCTCCTCCGAACGCCTCAGCAG ACACCCCATGAAGCAGGACTCGATGGAGTCTCAGCTGAAGCGGGTCGATGCCACGAGAGTAGATGCCGATGACATTGTGGAAAAGATCCTGCAGAGTCAGGATTTCACGCACAGCTTGCTGGACTCCAGCGCAGAAG aAGAGGGTTTGCGGTTATTTGTTGGTCCTGGTGGTAGTACTGCTTTTGGAAGCCATCACCTCCCCACAAG GGTTGGAGCTGGAGCTTACGAACAAGTGGTGATAAAGCGCTAA
- the LOC136714791 gene encoding EEIG family member 2 isoform X1: MAFIMMKKKKFKFQVDFELEELSSVPFVNGVLFCKVRLLDGGFSEESSREAVQANCVRWRMKFSFLCKMSASASTGVLDPCVCRVSVRKELKGGKTFAKLGFADLNLAEFAGSGNTTRRCLLEGYDTKNTRQDNSILKVVISTQLMSGDPCFKTPPSTAMYIGIQGDAEYLHEDRKGGDTQKPFLGISETQGKCASVPDELGVCGHSRTSSYASQQSKVSGYSTGHSRSSSLSELSHRRNTSVGSASTGIASIPEPSDEREARARPMPEHLTPIKSACSSERLSRHPMKQDSMESQLKRVDATRVDADDIVEKILQSQDFTHSLLDSSAEEEGLRLFVGPGGSTAFGSHHLPTRVGAGAYEQVVIKR, translated from the exons ATGGCTTTCATCatgatgaagaagaagaaattcaAATTTCAGGTGGATTTCGAGCTGGAGGAGCTGTCCTCCGTCCCCTTTGTCAACGGGGTCCTCTTCTGCAAAGTCCGGCTGCTGGACGGCGGTTTCTCGGAGGAATCGTCTCG GGAGGCAGTGCAAGCTAATTGTGTTCGTTGGAGGATGAAGTTCTCATTTCTGTGTAAAATGAGTGCCAGTGCCAGTACAGGAGTGTTAGACCCCTGTGTGTGCCGGGTATCAGTCCGCAAG GAACTAAAAGGTGGAAAGACTTTTGCAAAG cttGGCTTTGCTGACCTAAATCTAGCTGAGTTTGCGGGCTCTGGGAATACCACACGGAGATGCTTACTGGAGGGTTATGACACCAAGAACACACGTCAGGATAACTCCATACTGAAG GTGGTAATCAGCACACAGCTGATGTCAGGAGACCCATGCTTTAAAAC GCCTCCCTCCACTGCAATGTACATAGGGATACAAGGAGATGCAGAATACTTGCATGAAGATAGAAAGGGAGGAGACACACAGAAACCATTCCTTGGAATTTCAG AGACCCAAGGAAAATGTGCCTCTGTTCCTGATGAACTGGGGGTGTGCGGGCACTCCAGAACCTCGAGCTATGCTAGTCAGCAGTCTAAAGTATCAG GATATAGCACAGGGCACTCGCGCTCCTCCAGTCTGTCCGAGCTCTCGCACCGGAGGAACACCTCGGTCGGCAGCGCGTCAACCGGGATCGCGAGCATCCCCGAGCCCAGCGACGAGAGGGAGGCCCGGGCCAGGCCCATGCCAGAGCACCTCACCCCCATCAAAAGCGCGTGCTCCTCCGAACGCCTCAGCAG ACACCCCATGAAGCAGGACTCGATGGAGTCTCAGCTGAAGCGGGTCGATGCCACGAGAGTAGATGCCGATGACATTGTGGAAAAGATCCTGCAGAGTCAGGATTTCACGCACAGCTTGCTGGACTCCAGCGCAGAAG aAGAGGGTTTGCGGTTATTTGTTGGTCCTGGTGGTAGTACTGCTTTTGGAAGCCATCACCTCCCCACAAG GGTTGGAGCTGGAGCTTACGAACAAGTGGTGATAAAGCGCTAA